In the Verrucomicrobiia bacterium genome, one interval contains:
- a CDS encoding efflux RND transporter periplasmic adaptor subunit: MKSLKLFAFVLLLAAVGVGAYFLGKSAGRTTHAVAAEKTLYTCGMHPQVIQDHPGNCPICGMKLTPMRKTPGKGATAEAYSTIAIDPVTIQNMGLRTAVVTAGPLRRVVRTVATIDYDETALADVTTKFKGWVEKLYVDAVGAQVHRGDPLFAVYSPELYTAQTEYLLALQAAPGPGGDALRETARTKLKFYDVSDAQIAELEKTRVAQKTLTVQAPMDGFVTEKMVVEGQMVDAGMKLYRLANLGIVWVQAQIYEQDLPFVRLGQEASVSLSYLPDRKFRGRVTYLYPTIDVMTRTARVRMEFHNPGYFLKPGMFASVELVAELAPSAVLVPDMAVLRSGERNTVFIALPGGKFEPRNVMLGARGEHDLIQVLSGLHAGERIVTSGQFLLDSESQLREAMQKMQEPNAPAAEAAHPATQTTNTSAGEPETGMGQAAAAVIYICPMPEHVAIEYEHPGKCPLCGMTLVPVSADLLKKIQPGGAIEYYTCPMPEHANVHEGKPGKCPLCGMTLIPVMAKPSPRETSLQSSPQKETPLPTLYTCPMAAHADVVSDKPGFCPKCEMELVPTSTVPHGKIAEDHWRKEHQP, encoded by the coding sequence GTTGGGGTTGGTGCTTACTTCCTCGGAAAATCCGCCGGACGCACCACCCATGCCGTCGCCGCGGAGAAAACCCTCTACACCTGCGGCATGCATCCGCAAGTGATTCAAGATCACCCGGGCAATTGTCCGATTTGCGGCATGAAGCTGACGCCGATGCGCAAGACGCCGGGCAAAGGCGCGACGGCGGAAGCGTATTCGACCATCGCGATTGATCCGGTCACGATCCAAAACATGGGCCTGCGCACGGCCGTCGTGACCGCCGGTCCGCTGCGTCGCGTGGTGCGCACGGTCGCGACGATTGACTACGACGAAACCGCGCTGGCCGATGTGACGACCAAGTTCAAGGGCTGGGTGGAGAAGCTTTACGTGGATGCCGTCGGCGCGCAGGTGCATCGTGGCGATCCGCTGTTCGCGGTGTATTCGCCGGAGCTTTACACCGCGCAGACCGAATACCTCCTCGCCCTGCAGGCGGCGCCCGGCCCCGGTGGCGATGCGTTGCGTGAGACGGCGCGGACAAAGCTCAAGTTCTACGATGTTTCCGACGCCCAAATCGCCGAACTGGAGAAAACGCGCGTTGCGCAAAAGACCCTGACGGTCCAGGCGCCGATGGATGGCTTCGTCACCGAGAAAATGGTGGTCGAAGGCCAGATGGTCGATGCCGGAATGAAGCTGTATCGCCTGGCGAATCTCGGCATCGTCTGGGTGCAGGCGCAAATCTACGAGCAGGATTTGCCGTTCGTCCGGCTCGGCCAGGAGGCGTCGGTTTCGCTGTCGTATCTGCCCGACCGCAAATTTCGCGGCCGCGTGACCTACCTTTACCCGACGATTGATGTGATGACGCGCACGGCCCGCGTGCGGATGGAATTTCACAACCCGGGTTATTTTCTGAAGCCGGGCATGTTCGCCTCGGTGGAACTGGTGGCGGAGCTCGCGCCGTCGGCCGTGCTCGTGCCGGACATGGCGGTGCTGCGCAGCGGCGAGCGGAACACGGTCTTTATTGCGCTGCCCGGTGGGAAATTTGAGCCGCGCAACGTCATGCTGGGCGCGCGTGGCGAACATGACCTGATCCAGGTTTTGAGCGGGTTGCATGCCGGCGAACGCATCGTGACGTCGGGCCAGTTCCTGCTCGATTCGGAAAGCCAGTTGCGGGAGGCGATGCAGAAAATGCAGGAACCGAATGCGCCCGCTGCCGAAGCGGCCCATCCGGCGACGCAAACCACGAACACGTCCGCTGGCGAACCGGAGACGGGAATGGGCCAGGCGGCGGCCGCGGTGATTTACATCTGCCCGATGCCCGAGCACGTGGCGATTGAATACGAGCATCCGGGGAAATGCCCGTTGTGCGGCATGACGCTCGTGCCGGTTTCGGCGGATCTCCTGAAAAAAATCCAGCCCGGCGGCGCCATCGAGTATTACACCTGCCCGATGCCCGAGCATGCCAATGTGCATGAAGGCAAGCCGGGCAAATGCCCGCTTTGCGGCATGACGTTGATTCCGGTCATGGCAAAGCCGTCACCACGCGAAACGTCACTGCAGTCCTCTCCGCAGAAGGAAACGCCGTTGCCAACGCTTTACACCTGTCCGATGGCGGCGCACGCGGATGTGGTTTCGGACAAGCCCGGTTTCTGCCCGAAATGCGAGATGGAGCTGGTGCCGACGTCCACCGTGCCCCATGGCAAAATCGCCGAAGACCACTGGCGGAAGGAGCATCAACCCTGA